Proteins encoded by one window of Longimicrobiaceae bacterium:
- the rlmN gene encoding 23S rRNA (adenine(2503)-C(2))-methyltransferase RlmN, which yields MSDTTTRQDLIGMLPEEAEAALRAHFASRGQPAYRAGQVVRWIFEREAFGFDAMTDLPAAERLALGGAFTLCAPAAAKVSVSTDGTAKHLWRLDDGELIESVLIPTSTRLTLCISSQAGCAMACEFCATGWSGYRRQLTAGEIVAQYRGARRWARDNGYADISNIVFMGMGEPLMNPKALFPTLAILNRGYGVGARRITVSTVGVVPGIVRLAEMPEQFRLAVSLHAPNHELRQKLIPLEKKYPLPELLDALRRFDEAGGKRITFEYVMIDGVTDEPHLADELAGVIGEFNAFVNLIPFNPIPGTDWQPSTRARLNYFVERLEKRGISAFVRESRGSDIAAACGQLRAEVTQGRKPVQMGSL from the coding sequence ATGAGCGACACCACCACGCGCCAGGACCTGATCGGCATGCTGCCCGAAGAGGCGGAGGCCGCCCTGCGAGCACACTTCGCGTCGCGCGGGCAGCCCGCCTACCGCGCGGGGCAGGTCGTGCGCTGGATCTTCGAGCGCGAGGCCTTCGGCTTCGACGCCATGACCGACCTTCCCGCGGCCGAGCGCCTGGCCCTCGGCGGTGCCTTCACACTGTGCGCCCCCGCCGCCGCCAAGGTCTCCGTCTCCACCGACGGCACCGCGAAGCACCTGTGGCGCCTGGACGACGGCGAGCTGATCGAGTCCGTCCTCATCCCCACGTCCACCCGCCTGACGCTGTGCATCTCGTCGCAGGCGGGGTGCGCGATGGCGTGCGAGTTCTGCGCGACCGGCTGGTCCGGCTACCGCCGCCAGCTCACCGCGGGCGAGATCGTGGCGCAGTACCGCGGCGCCCGCCGCTGGGCGCGCGACAACGGCTACGCGGACATCAGCAACATCGTCTTCATGGGGATGGGCGAGCCGCTGATGAACCCCAAGGCGCTATTCCCCACCCTGGCGATCCTGAACCGCGGCTACGGAGTGGGCGCGCGCCGCATCACCGTCTCCACCGTGGGCGTGGTCCCCGGGATCGTTCGCCTGGCGGAAATGCCGGAGCAGTTCCGCCTGGCGGTCTCGCTCCACGCGCCCAACCACGAGCTGCGCCAGAAGCTGATCCCGCTGGAGAAGAAGTATCCGCTGCCCGAGCTGCTCGACGCGCTGCGCCGGTTCGACGAGGCGGGCGGCAAGCGCATCACCTTCGAGTACGTGATGATCGACGGCGTGACCGACGAGCCGCACCTGGCCGACGAGCTGGCCGGCGTGATCGGCGAGTTCAACGCCTTCGTGAACCTCATCCCGTTCAACCCGATCCCGGGCACGGACTGGCAGCCGTCTACCCGCGCGCGGCTCAACTACTTCGTGGAGCGCCTGGAGAAGCGCGGCATCTCGGCCTTCGTGCGCGAGTCGCGCGGCAGCGACATCGCCGCCGCCTGCGGCCAGCTCCGCGCCGAGGTCACCCAGGGCCGCAAGCCCGTGCAGATGGGGTCGCTGTAG
- a CDS encoding endonuclease domain-containing protein yields the protein MQLAARMMRREATPAEKKLWAALRKEQLGGLHFRRQHAVDRFVLDFYCPTLKLCVEVDGEVHLSQAERDEARSEVLSARGIKVIRFTNEQVLHDLPAVLSQISER from the coding sequence GTGCAGCTGGCGGCGAGGATGATGCGGCGGGAGGCAACGCCCGCGGAGAAGAAGCTGTGGGCGGCGTTGCGGAAGGAGCAACTGGGCGGCTTGCACTTTCGGCGGCAGCACGCGGTTGACCGCTTCGTTCTGGACTTCTACTGCCCAACTCTGAAGCTGTGCGTCGAGGTGGATGGTGAGGTACACCTCAGCCAAGCGGAGCGCGATGAGGCGCGGAGTGAAGTGCTCTCCGCACGCGGGATCAAAGTGATCCGCTTCACGAACGAGCAGGTCCTGCATGATCTACCGGCAGTTCTCAGCCAGATTTCCGAACGATAA